A genomic segment from Tuwongella immobilis encodes:
- a CDS encoding amino acid kinase family protein, translated as MTMMMIPTINPTFRPASRWLMKLGGSLFDHPRLGAGLRRWIAHWQAMHLDSQLLLLPGGGALADVIRAWDRCHRLGEVASHWLAIGTLRITAEFLATLLPGVPILGPNSTTTDAASSRPPIAIVDVAAWLHADEAHPDHLPHSWAVTSDAIAVRLARLLAVDHLLLAKSCPVSEANSWETHAEQGIVDPTFPTQLPHFSGTVSALNFRAWLDADAATEEQPASAIASHQ; from the coding sequence ATGACGATGATGATGATTCCGACGATTAACCCGACATTTCGCCCCGCGTCGCGCTGGCTGATGAAGCTGGGCGGCAGTCTCTTCGATCATCCCCGATTGGGGGCGGGACTGCGCCGCTGGATTGCCCATTGGCAGGCGATGCACCTCGATTCGCAACTGCTGCTGCTGCCCGGCGGCGGTGCGCTGGCGGATGTCATTCGCGCCTGGGATCGCTGCCACCGATTGGGCGAGGTCGCATCGCACTGGTTGGCGATTGGCACGCTGCGCATCACCGCCGAATTCCTGGCGACGCTCTTGCCTGGTGTGCCGATTCTCGGCCCGAATTCCACCACGACCGATGCCGCGTCGAGTCGGCCCCCGATTGCGATTGTCGATGTCGCCGCTTGGCTGCACGCGGATGAAGCGCACCCGGACCATCTGCCGCATTCGTGGGCCGTCACCAGCGATGCAATCGCCGTGCGGCTGGCGCGATTGCTGGCGGTCGATCATCTGCTCTTGGCGAAATCGTGCCCCGTCTCCGAGGCGAATTCGTGGGAGACACATGCCGAACAGGGAATTGTCGATCCGACGTTTCCGACGCAATTGCCGCACTTCTCCGGCACCGTTTCCGCGCTCAATTTCCGAGCTTGGCTGGATGCCGATGCCGCGACCGAAGAGCAACCGGCATCGGCGATTGCGTCGCATCAGTGA
- a CDS encoding tetratricopeptide repeat protein, translated as MLPHRAVGRGSGTLAALAAVWLWLMLGPIAFAQESKGYALLVGVDRYDDQPRLTCCSKDATALARLLRTDFGFQTTLMTQDRGRIKPEFSPDALRIRTQLTTVAEACGESDTLLVMFSGHGTQDVKRRDVTICPADFRGSQRSSQILLSEIYRVMSASSAKQKILILDACRALPEPDAEPAKPDQPAAEKAVPSIPEPPEGVMVLLSCKSGEMSYESPTFGHGTFMHFLLKELNAATEKGESIDLAKIMPAVAEATRTHVEKQDRQSQQPQLLVGTGARGVLNPPGGEELRKSIPLMNQSDAKAAEELLSAALEQSPESVRLLIDRSAMRLLRGKLDLALADAEAARKLAPDEPRAWEARAAVRLEQGDLLGAKADCDFGVELDPRCAIVYATRSAVRTQLGELNGALDDADTAVALAPNRMESWRARASAADYLYQDEWALAAALEVLKRSPRAMDMHQLAGRLKETFESRAAAEEHYRAALARAEELLQADSEHATARRVKIDTLAALRRYPEALALCEQWRKQEPNSPWEPVARAGVLTLQNRDAEAIAAYTEAIARLPQLGALRFQRSRCYRRRFQEDRAKEDVAAGQKLAPGAIEGFDERARLLGRDEPQQAIDAVNELVGRYPLNWRVYVIRSEHLLYLGRPERVQADLDLSIQLAPKHPMAWMHRGYALSELGQAEESQAAYEKAIAMIPKSAFALNWRGYTRLWRFDFPGAVEDLTRALAADPESPETLSGLGQALYEVGRYSEALQRLQQAIDRHGTEENLWLFRGKARLMLGDESGIDDWKTSDTYVSPDSEMHEGMDLMAWWRASDQAEDPAGVSEMISVMRREALYRLVRARIYANGKQYERALADLDVAAKQVPQSPLVEILRARVYFAMKKPESGMAALAAAQKLAPKQPYPAIERSRWNRRFNQWDLALADLNAALESTGTTVELLGERAEFHLQRGDYPAALADCQAAFKLNPERKATLLLRGMVLLRQNRAADLPMAMADIRHGLDLPPAVVTSTPESQARVISIFLNAREIAEEENVFPRLTAQLQLVNNNRRGAVEQLEQTQQQNPADLDSQRLLGTLQVELGQTEAGFRNLRAALAGLPNQPVFAESLALALAKRAAAKRESDAKQALADLEEAITLLPKNGRIRLQRGDWHRDAGELELAVKDYCAVVDFGGEMAALARAKRGLLRLASGKIQDALADLEPLHESSELPRLESTSTDPAEQLVQTLAALRRGDLAGAEQLRKSFATDEPKWAFLRAFFAQTESTTGKLDLAQQHFSEALQLGYDRAWVRARLVEVEWERGQPEAALGHAEWLVRNDPVGNEPKRLLVETLLRLRRGEQARELLLKARTAAPEDLELLAMQARFHRLTGNGDSAIADYTALLRKQPDRLLWRQLRGEIRLRAGQYPEALEDFQAVLQRRPRDASAVCAVIEVMLEQGQLLDAQRRLDAFAQSDPNAGASVERMRVLLAIKQQNYGIAKEKLAALMEQSPHSAANFRLRATLERAQGRLEAAKLDEAKAEAIESALQVGAGKMMP; from the coding sequence ATGCTTCCACATCGGGCAGTTGGGCGGGGGAGTGGGACGCTGGCGGCGCTGGCGGCGGTGTGGCTCTGGCTGATGCTCGGCCCAATCGCATTCGCACAAGAATCCAAGGGCTATGCATTGCTCGTGGGCGTGGATCGCTACGACGACCAGCCACGGCTGACCTGCTGTTCCAAAGACGCAACCGCACTCGCACGCCTGTTGCGAACCGATTTCGGATTCCAAACCACGCTGATGACGCAAGATCGCGGCCGAATCAAACCGGAATTCTCGCCCGATGCGTTGCGCATTCGAACCCAGTTAACCACCGTTGCCGAAGCCTGCGGCGAATCCGACACGCTGTTGGTGATGTTCTCCGGCCACGGCACGCAAGACGTGAAGCGGCGGGATGTGACGATCTGCCCGGCGGATTTTCGCGGCTCGCAGCGATCGTCGCAGATTTTGCTGAGCGAAATTTATCGGGTGATGTCGGCATCGTCGGCCAAGCAAAAGATTCTGATTTTGGATGCCTGCCGCGCATTGCCCGAACCGGATGCCGAGCCTGCGAAGCCGGATCAACCCGCTGCCGAGAAGGCCGTTCCGTCGATTCCCGAGCCGCCGGAAGGGGTGATGGTGTTGCTGAGTTGCAAGTCGGGCGAAATGTCGTATGAGAGTCCCACGTTTGGCCACGGGACATTCATGCACTTTCTGCTGAAGGAATTGAACGCGGCCACGGAAAAGGGCGAATCGATCGATTTGGCCAAGATCATGCCGGCGGTCGCGGAGGCGACCCGAACCCATGTCGAAAAGCAAGATCGCCAGTCGCAGCAGCCGCAATTGCTGGTCGGCACCGGCGCACGCGGCGTGCTGAATCCACCCGGCGGCGAGGAACTGCGGAAATCGATTCCGCTGATGAATCAGAGCGATGCCAAAGCCGCTGAGGAATTGTTGAGCGCCGCCTTGGAGCAATCGCCGGAATCGGTGCGGCTGCTGATCGATCGTTCCGCGATGCGATTGTTGCGGGGCAAACTCGATCTCGCACTGGCTGATGCCGAGGCCGCCCGAAAACTCGCCCCGGATGAGCCGCGAGCCTGGGAAGCGCGAGCCGCCGTGCGATTGGAACAGGGCGATCTGTTGGGCGCAAAAGCCGATTGCGATTTTGGCGTGGAATTGGATCCACGCTGCGCGATCGTGTATGCGACCCGGTCAGCAGTCCGAACGCAGTTGGGGGAATTGAACGGGGCGCTGGATGATGCGGATACCGCGGTTGCGCTCGCGCCGAATCGCATGGAATCGTGGCGGGCACGGGCGTCGGCCGCGGATTATCTGTATCAGGATGAATGGGCGCTGGCCGCCGCGCTGGAGGTGCTCAAACGCAGTCCGCGTGCGATGGATATGCACCAACTGGCCGGTCGGCTGAAAGAGACATTCGAGAGCCGCGCCGCCGCCGAGGAGCATTATCGGGCAGCATTGGCGCGGGCGGAAGAGTTGCTGCAAGCGGATAGCGAGCATGCCACGGCACGTCGGGTGAAGATTGATACACTGGCGGCGTTGCGTCGGTATCCGGAAGCGCTGGCCCTGTGCGAGCAGTGGCGCAAGCAGGAGCCGAATAGTCCGTGGGAGCCGGTGGCGCGGGCCGGGGTGCTGACGCTGCAAAATCGCGACGCGGAAGCGATTGCCGCCTACACGGAAGCGATTGCCCGCTTGCCGCAATTGGGAGCGTTGCGATTTCAGCGATCGCGATGTTATCGTCGGCGGTTTCAGGAAGATCGGGCGAAAGAAGATGTCGCCGCCGGGCAGAAACTCGCACCCGGTGCCATCGAGGGATTCGACGAACGCGCCCGCTTGTTGGGCCGCGATGAGCCGCAACAGGCAATCGACGCCGTCAACGAACTGGTGGGGCGATATCCGTTGAATTGGCGGGTGTACGTGATCCGCTCGGAGCATCTGCTCTATTTGGGTCGCCCGGAACGGGTGCAGGCCGATTTGGATTTGTCGATTCAGTTGGCCCCGAAGCACCCCATGGCGTGGATGCACCGGGGCTATGCGCTCAGCGAATTGGGCCAAGCCGAAGAATCGCAAGCCGCCTACGAGAAAGCGATTGCGATGATTCCCAAGTCGGCATTCGCTCTGAATTGGCGGGGGTACACGCGGTTGTGGCGATTCGATTTCCCCGGTGCGGTGGAGGATCTCACGCGGGCATTGGCCGCCGATCCCGAATCGCCGGAGACACTTTCCGGATTGGGCCAAGCGTTGTACGAAGTCGGTCGCTATTCCGAGGCGTTGCAACGATTGCAACAAGCCATCGATCGCCACGGCACGGAAGAAAATTTGTGGCTGTTTCGAGGCAAAGCCCGGCTGATGCTCGGCGATGAATCCGGGATTGATGATTGGAAAACCAGCGATACGTATGTCTCGCCGGACTCCGAAATGCATGAAGGTATGGATCTGATGGCCTGGTGGCGGGCCAGCGATCAGGCGGAAGATCCGGCGGGGGTGTCGGAGATGATTTCCGTGATGCGGCGCGAGGCACTGTATCGGTTGGTGCGTGCCCGAATTTACGCCAACGGAAAGCAGTACGAGCGTGCCTTGGCCGACCTGGATGTCGCCGCCAAACAGGTGCCGCAATCGCCGCTGGTCGAGATTCTGCGGGCCCGCGTTTACTTTGCGATGAAGAAGCCGGAATCCGGCATGGCCGCGCTCGCCGCCGCCCAGAAACTCGCGCCAAAGCAGCCGTACCCCGCCATCGAACGCTCACGCTGGAATCGTCGCTTCAACCAGTGGGATCTTGCCCTGGCGGATCTGAATGCAGCGCTGGAATCGACGGGCACCACCGTGGAATTGCTCGGCGAGCGGGCCGAATTCCATCTGCAACGCGGGGATTATCCGGCAGCGCTGGCGGATTGTCAGGCTGCGTTCAAGCTGAATCCCGAACGAAAAGCGACACTGTTGCTGCGCGGAATGGTCCTGCTGCGTCAGAATCGGGCGGCAGATTTGCCGATGGCCATGGCGGATATTCGCCACGGGTTGGATCTGCCCCCGGCGGTGGTCACCTCCACACCGGAATCGCAAGCGCGGGTGATTTCGATCTTCCTGAATGCCCGCGAAATCGCGGAAGAGGAAAACGTTTTCCCGCGATTGACGGCCCAATTGCAACTGGTGAACAACAACCGCCGTGGTGCCGTGGAGCAACTTGAACAGACGCAGCAACAAAATCCCGCCGATTTGGATTCGCAACGGCTATTAGGGACGCTGCAAGTCGAACTGGGGCAAACCGAAGCGGGATTCCGCAATCTGCGGGCCGCCCTCGCGGGATTGCCCAATCAGCCCGTGTTCGCCGAATCGCTGGCCTTGGCGTTGGCCAAACGCGCGGCCGCGAAACGGGAAAGCGATGCCAAACAAGCCTTGGCCGACCTCGAAGAAGCGATCACGCTGTTGCCCAAAAATGGGCGAATCCGATTGCAGCGCGGGGATTGGCACCGCGATGCCGGCGAGTTGGAATTGGCCGTGAAGGATTATTGCGCGGTCGTCGATTTTGGCGGGGAAATGGCGGCGCTGGCCCGTGCCAAACGCGGACTCTTGCGATTGGCCAGCGGCAAAATCCAAGACGCACTCGCCGACTTGGAACCGCTCCACGAAAGTAGCGAATTGCCCCGATTGGAATCGACCTCCACCGATCCCGCCGAGCAACTCGTGCAGACGCTCGCCGCCTTACGTCGGGGGGATCTGGCGGGTGCCGAACAATTGCGGAAATCCTTCGCAACCGATGAGCCAAAATGGGCTTTTTTGCGGGCATTTTTCGCACAAACCGAATCGACTACCGGCAAACTCGATCTCGCGCAGCAACACTTTTCCGAGGCGTTGCAGTTGGGGTACGATCGCGCTTGGGTGCGTGCCCGGCTGGTGGAGGTGGAGTGGGAGCGCGGCCAACCCGAGGCCGCATTGGGGCACGCCGAATGGCTGGTCCGCAATGATCCTGTGGGCAACGAACCGAAGCGGTTGCTGGTGGAGACGTTGCTGCGACTGCGGCGCGGCGAGCAAGCCCGTGAACTTTTGCTGAAAGCCCGCACGGCGGCACCGGAAGATTTGGAATTGCTCGCCATGCAAGCGCGATTCCATCGGCTCACCGGCAATGGCGATTCGGCGATTGCCGACTACACCGCCCTGTTGCGTAAGCAGCCCGATCGCTTGCTGTGGCGGCAATTGCGTGGCGAAATTCGACTGCGAGCAGGACAGTATCCCGAGGCGCTGGAGGATTTCCAGGCGGTGCTGCAACGTCGGCCACGGGATGCCAGTGCGGTGTGTGCCGTCATCGAAGTCATGCTCGAACAGGGGCAGTTGTTGGATGCCCAACGACGGCTGGATGCATTTGCCCAAAGTGACCCCAATGCCGGTGCATCAGTCGAGCGAATGCGGGTGCTTTTGGCAATCAAGCAGCAAAATTACGGCATCGCCAAAGAGAAACTCGCCGCACTCATGGAGCAATCCCCGCATTCGGCTGCGAATTTCCGATTGCGGGCGACGTTGGAGCGTGCCCAAGGCCGACTCGAAGCCGCCAAGCTCGACGAAGCCAAAGCCGAAGCCATCGAATCCGCGTTGCAAGTCGGTGCAGGGAAGATGATGCCGTGA
- a CDS encoding DUF1501 domain-containing protein, which translates to MFRMNRRAMLAQCGVGFGMLGLASLFADEARAAAPTANPSQSPPANGLHHPAKAKRVIFIFLSGGPSHVDLLDPKPELAKYAGKPLPFEQPKLVRTRTGNLLPSPWKFKPAGKSGIAISELMPHLASVADDLCVIRSMHADNINHNGACLQMNTGEQAFSRPSLGSWLTYGLGSENRNLPGFVVISPAQPAQGAPLWSSSFLPAEFQGTLVSNLDKPIANLADDSQRLQQQRTQLDALQQLNRLHQQPRSSDSRLNARIESFELAFRMQREAPEAFDLSRESATTRALYGIDDPITNHFGRQCLMARRLVERGVRMVQVYHTQTSKRSSCQLWDQHGGLRSELPANCLATDRPVAALLKDLKSRGLLDDTLVVWGGEFGRTPTAENADGREHHPFGFSMWMAGGGIKGGITHGATDDFGWHAVQDKVHVHDLHATILHLMGIDHERLTYRYGGRDYRLTDVHGHVVTPILA; encoded by the coding sequence ATGTTCCGGATGAATCGGCGGGCCATGCTCGCACAATGCGGTGTCGGATTTGGCATGCTGGGGCTGGCATCGTTATTCGCCGATGAAGCCCGTGCGGCGGCACCGACTGCGAATCCTTCCCAATCGCCGCCCGCCAATGGGCTGCATCACCCGGCGAAGGCCAAACGGGTGATTTTTATCTTCCTTTCCGGGGGGCCATCGCATGTGGATCTGCTGGATCCCAAGCCAGAACTGGCGAAGTACGCTGGTAAGCCGCTCCCGTTCGAGCAGCCCAAACTCGTGCGCACGCGCACCGGCAACCTGCTCCCCTCCCCCTGGAAATTCAAACCCGCCGGGAAAAGTGGCATCGCCATCAGCGAATTGATGCCCCATCTGGCCAGTGTCGCCGATGATCTTTGTGTGATCCGTTCCATGCACGCGGACAACATCAACCACAACGGCGCATGCCTGCAGATGAATACCGGCGAGCAAGCCTTTTCTCGCCCCAGTTTGGGATCGTGGTTGACTTACGGATTGGGCAGCGAGAATCGCAACCTGCCGGGATTCGTCGTCATCAGCCCCGCGCAGCCGGCCCAAGGCGCGCCGCTCTGGTCGTCCAGCTTTCTGCCCGCGGAATTTCAGGGCACGCTGGTCAGCAATTTGGACAAACCAATCGCCAATCTGGCCGACGATTCCCAACGATTGCAGCAGCAACGCACCCAACTGGACGCCTTGCAGCAACTCAACCGCTTGCACCAACAGCCGCGCAGCAGCGATTCCCGACTCAACGCCCGGATCGAATCGTTCGAATTGGCCTTCCGCATGCAGCGGGAAGCCCCCGAAGCATTCGATTTGTCCCGCGAATCCGCCACGACGCGCGCCTTATACGGAATCGATGATCCCATCACGAATCACTTCGGTCGCCAATGCCTGATGGCCCGCCGATTGGTGGAACGCGGCGTTCGCATGGTGCAGGTGTATCATACCCAGACCAGCAAACGCAGTTCCTGCCAATTGTGGGACCAACACGGCGGACTGCGCAGCGAACTCCCGGCCAACTGCCTGGCCACCGATCGCCCCGTGGCGGCACTGCTCAAAGACCTGAAATCGCGTGGATTGCTCGACGATACGCTCGTCGTTTGGGGCGGCGAGTTTGGCCGAACCCCCACCGCCGAGAACGCCGATGGCCGCGAGCATCACCCGTTCGGATTCTCGATGTGGATGGCCGGCGGCGGAATCAAGGGCGGCATCACCCACGGCGCAACCGACGATTTCGGCTGGCACGCGGTGCAAGACAAAGTCCATGTGCATGATCTGCACGCCACCATCTTGCATCTGATGGGCATCGATCACGAACGGCTCACCTATCGCTACGGTGGCCGCGACTACCGGCTGACCGATGTGCATGGCCACGTCGTCACGCCAATTCTGGCCTGA
- a CDS encoding PSD1 and planctomycete cytochrome C domain-containing protein, with product MRTRLGLSSLGWLSIGLLLSLSLSGARADSGDDLFENKIRPLLLTHCQSCHAGDKIKAGLDLTSRANLLRGGDSGPAIVPHKPDMSLLVQVLTYTGDVQMPPKGKLAASDIDAVREWVRLGAPWPAKLANEGRPTGPKGFAISDEQRNFWAFRPVTAPTPPTLSGTPSTWIRNPIDAFILAKLESAGLRPAPEADRATLIRRLSFDLTGLPPTPQAIAEFLADSRPDAYERLVDRLLASPAYGERWGRHWLDVVRYADNRDSRGLGSDTDIGESWRYRDWVVRALNADLPYDQFVRMQIAGDLLPPHSPQDATPDNLSADGLVATGLLSIGEWGTGDADKEKMLTDLVDDQVNIVSKAFLGLTVACARCHDHKFDPISQADYYGLAGIFFSTRILPDPGPKTNGSPMLRTAIETREGHERRVKYATELAAAEAELTTARRRIGTAWVQRLLPETERYWAAAVQAAARPAEQSLADFAAHQQLHAPALARWMERLPMAPALNRRTRLADGKRVEIRGNNPFPVAILNPTSEPIDELTYRHAARSVSVHPGPGEGGGIRWVSPITGEVKFVARIADQDNQCGDGIAWRVERYATGERDILRSGTLANGGETNVVIERIRVQSGDCLELIVDANQGHICDTTQLTLTISDRSAPQNAPPNGKEPASWDLARDLLAQPLQANPRWQFFDGGNSTRKPLTATTRKQLPIDASHPFWPQSPADDAAFSAADRAELARLSARVEQVRKSAPGPVPMALAAREGGTPRSMFPGIQDVPIHIRGNYTRLGPIIPRHFPVILAGETTPKLTGSGRRELANWIATPQNPLTARVMVNRLWQHHFEAGIVRTSSNFGQLGERPSHPELLDWLASQFTKQNWSLKAMHRLMVQSATYRQSSQTDAKTREIDPMNRLLARQSPRRLDSESLRDALLAVAGNLDPTLGGPAVAELQSPRRTLYLRTVRSDRSSYRALFDAADPETSVETRTQSTVAPQALFLLNHPWVQEQANRLANRLLATAMTDSDRVKLAYSLLFSRPPTEAEMEIAKQLLAQPGSPAERWTRYAHVLLCTNEFMMID from the coding sequence ATGCGCACTCGCCTTGGGTTGTCGAGTCTTGGTTGGTTGTCGATCGGCCTGCTGCTCAGCCTCTCGCTTTCGGGCGCGCGGGCCGACTCGGGGGATGATCTTTTCGAGAACAAGATTCGTCCGCTGTTGCTCACGCATTGCCAAAGCTGCCATGCAGGCGACAAAATCAAAGCGGGGTTGGATCTGACCTCGCGGGCCAATCTGCTTCGCGGTGGGGATTCCGGGCCGGCGATCGTCCCGCACAAACCCGACATGAGTTTGCTCGTACAGGTGCTGACCTACACCGGCGATGTGCAGATGCCCCCCAAGGGAAAACTCGCTGCCAGCGACATCGACGCGGTCCGCGAATGGGTCCGACTCGGTGCCCCCTGGCCCGCCAAACTTGCGAACGAGGGGCGTCCCACTGGTCCCAAAGGCTTTGCGATTTCCGACGAACAGCGCAACTTCTGGGCCTTCCGCCCCGTGACGGCACCCACGCCGCCGACACTCTCGGGCACGCCATCCACTTGGATTCGCAACCCCATCGATGCGTTTATTCTGGCCAAGCTGGAATCGGCAGGCTTGCGCCCTGCCCCCGAAGCGGATCGTGCCACGCTGATTCGGCGGCTGAGTTTCGACCTGACCGGCCTACCGCCCACGCCGCAAGCCATCGCGGAATTCTTGGCGGATTCGCGGCCCGATGCGTATGAACGGCTCGTCGATCGGCTCTTGGCGTCGCCCGCGTATGGGGAACGCTGGGGTCGGCACTGGCTGGATGTGGTGCGGTATGCAGACAACCGCGATTCGCGCGGGTTGGGTAGCGATACGGATATTGGCGAATCGTGGCGATACCGCGATTGGGTGGTGCGTGCGCTGAATGCGGATCTGCCGTATGATCAATTTGTGCGCATGCAGATTGCCGGCGACCTGCTCCCGCCACACTCCCCGCAAGATGCCACGCCGGACAATCTCTCCGCCGATGGGCTGGTGGCCACGGGGCTGCTGAGCATCGGCGAATGGGGCACTGGCGATGCCGACAAGGAGAAAATGCTCACCGATCTGGTGGACGATCAGGTCAACATTGTCAGCAAAGCGTTTCTTGGGCTGACCGTCGCCTGTGCCCGCTGTCACGATCACAAATTCGATCCGATTTCGCAGGCGGACTATTATGGCCTGGCGGGGATCTTTTTCAGCACGCGGATTCTGCCCGATCCTGGTCCGAAAACCAATGGCTCGCCGATGTTGCGCACGGCGATCGAAACCCGCGAGGGGCACGAACGCCGGGTGAAATATGCCACCGAACTCGCCGCCGCCGAAGCCGAATTGACCACCGCCCGCCGCCGAATCGGCACGGCCTGGGTGCAACGGCTGCTGCCGGAAACGGAACGCTATTGGGCCGCCGCCGTCCAAGCCGCCGCTCGTCCTGCGGAACAATCGCTGGCCGATTTCGCCGCCCATCAGCAACTGCACGCCCCCGCGTTGGCCCGCTGGATGGAACGGCTGCCAATGGCCCCAGCGCTGAATCGCCGCACACGCTTGGCCGACGGCAAACGGGTCGAAATTCGCGGCAACAATCCGTTCCCAGTGGCGATTCTCAACCCCACCAGCGAGCCGATTGACGAACTCACCTATCGCCACGCCGCCCGTTCCGTGTCGGTGCATCCCGGCCCCGGCGAAGGGGGAGGCATCCGCTGGGTCAGCCCCATCACCGGCGAAGTGAAATTCGTCGCCCGCATTGCCGACCAAGACAACCAATGCGGCGATGGCATCGCTTGGCGAGTCGAACGCTATGCCACCGGCGAACGCGACATCCTTCGCTCGGGCACCCTCGCCAATGGCGGCGAAACCAACGTCGTCATCGAGCGCATCCGCGTGCAATCCGGCGATTGTCTGGAATTGATCGTCGATGCAAATCAGGGGCATATCTGCGATACCACGCAACTCACGCTGACGATATCCGACCGTTCCGCGCCCCAAAATGCGCCGCCGAATGGGAAGGAACCAGCGTCGTGGGATCTGGCGCGGGACCTACTGGCGCAGCCGCTGCAAGCCAACCCGCGATGGCAGTTTTTTGATGGGGGCAACTCCACTCGCAAGCCACTGACGGCAACCACCCGCAAGCAATTGCCCATCGACGCCAGCCACCCATTCTGGCCGCAATCGCCCGCGGATGATGCCGCATTTTCCGCGGCGGATCGCGCCGAACTCGCCCGCCTAAGCGCCCGAGTGGAGCAGGTGCGCAAGTCCGCCCCCGGCCCGGTTCCGATGGCGCTGGCCGCCCGCGAAGGGGGCACGCCGCGCAGCATGTTCCCCGGCATTCAGGATGTGCCGATCCACATTCGCGGCAACTACACGCGATTAGGCCCGATCATTCCACGCCATTTCCCGGTGATTCTGGCTGGGGAAACGACGCCAAAACTCACCGGCTCCGGTCGTCGGGAGTTGGCCAACTGGATCGCCACGCCGCAGAATCCGCTCACCGCTCGCGTGATGGTCAATCGCCTTTGGCAGCATCATTTCGAGGCCGGAATTGTCCGCACTTCCTCGAATTTCGGTCAACTCGGCGAACGCCCCAGTCACCCGGAACTGCTCGATTGGCTGGCATCGCAATTCACCAAGCAGAATTGGAGCCTCAAGGCGATGCATCGACTGATGGTGCAATCCGCCACCTATCGCCAATCCAGCCAGACCGACGCCAAAACCCGCGAAATCGACCCGATGAATCGCCTGTTGGCGCGGCAATCGCCCCGCCGACTCGATTCGGAATCGCTTCGGGATGCGCTGTTGGCCGTCGCGGGGAATCTCGACCCGACATTGGGTGGCCCTGCCGTCGCCGAGTTGCAATCGCCGCGTCGAACGCTGTATCTGCGCACGGTGCGCTCGGATCGCAGCAGTTATCGGGCGTTGTTCGATGCCGCCGATCCCGAAACCAGCGTCGAAACTCGCACCCAATCCACGGTCGCCCCGCAAGCGCTGTTTCTGCTCAATCATCCCTGGGTGCAGGAACAAGCGAATCGGCTGGCGAATCGGCTGTTGGCGACGGCAATGACCGACTCCGACCGTGTGAAACTGGCGTATTCGCTGCTGTTTTCCCGCCCGCCGACCGAGGCCGAGATGGAAATTGCCAAGCAATTGCTGGCCCAACCCGGCAGCCCGGCGGAACGCTGGACACGCTACGCCCATGTGCTACTTTGCACCAATGAATTCATGATGATCGATTGA
- the rpsU gene encoding 30S ribosomal protein S21: MTDSEPVEAALRRLKKQLDREGVLWELRRRSFFVNGTERRRAKAFRKRFKTRMAALIAQRNAGMSQSAIAQANAAFWQRTGKP; encoded by the coding sequence ATGACAGACAGCGAACCCGTCGAGGCAGCGCTGCGGCGGCTCAAAAAACAGCTCGATCGCGAAGGTGTGCTCTGGGAATTGCGGCGGCGGTCGTTCTTTGTCAACGGTACCGAGCGACGGCGGGCCAAGGCATTTCGCAAACGATTCAAAACGCGAATGGCCGCCCTCATCGCCCAACGCAATGCCGGTATGAGCCAATCCGCAATCGCTCAAGCCAACGCCGCATTCTGGCAACGGACCGGCAAACCGTAG
- a CDS encoding VOC family protein: MHASLPIANLLVLRSPDIHRAVPFYQALGLRFTLERHGSGPEHYASWSHGFVFELYPVGPGQGPTTNIRIGFHVDSVDTLVPSLCDLGASLVDGPKDSGWGRRAVMRDLDGNTVEIIATKERLQHQSPQ; encoded by the coding sequence ATGCACGCCTCACTACCCATCGCCAATCTGCTGGTCCTGCGGTCGCCGGATATCCATCGAGCCGTTCCGTTCTATCAAGCACTCGGCCTGCGGTTCACCCTCGAACGACACGGGAGTGGTCCAGAACACTACGCATCGTGGAGCCACGGCTTCGTTTTCGAGTTGTATCCGGTCGGTCCGGGTCAGGGACCAACGACCAATATCCGAATCGGATTTCATGTGGACTCGGTCGATACACTCGTACCATCGCTTTGTGACTTGGGCGCATCGCTGGTGGATGGGCCCAAAGACTCGGGATGGGGACGGCGAGCGGTCATGCGCGACCTTGACGGCAACACCGTCGAAATCATCGCCACAAAAGAACGGCTTCAACATCAGTCGCCTCAATAG